Proteins encoded together in one Scheffersomyces stipitis CBS 6054 chromosome 5, complete sequence window:
- a CDS encoding predicted protein, whose product MIKGESFAIEVLAKKLYQRTMDYNNYIAQVGSQQLCEALSTNGSSTAIPPLSVDSKTIPQVKITNLFEGNQHNNLIPPPVIGDHHYDFAFNYDPDIFTNLNQYGNTLPPISGIVDDVGLDLTGFPSQSLGFEQPVNVSYTHETFQTANSSLEESSSKSNSEYPTASPTAPPSPELYVEARIFEWPYDETTYKSDNRIRIPWKVLDAEKTSRAVRATVRKEFDMQDKFFDGSLDKDKFRIVSEKRKRSHSSAQEHVWQPRSVFKSFTNISLNLDSTDYHNYIPMESCFGKVNMRVLNAWPRSTKKEKTQPIKKEKVLSTKIEKPRSNKRGKKSW is encoded by the coding sequence ATGATAAAAGGAGAGTCCTTTGCCATAGAAGTTTTAGCTAAAAAGTTATATCAACGTACCATGGACTATAACAATTACATTGCTCAAGTTGGTTCTCAGCAGTTGTGCGAAGCCTTGTCAACCAATGGTTCCTCAACAGCAATACCTCCGTTATCCGTGGACAGCAAGACTATCCCGCAGGTGAAGATCACGAATCTCTTTGAAGGCAACCAACACAATAATTTGATTCCACCCCCAGTGATAGGTGATCACCACTATGATTTTGCTTTCAACTACGACCCAGACATATTTACCAACTTGAACCAGTACGGGAACACTCTTCCTCCTATAtctggaattgttgatgatgttggACTAGATCTAACAGGCTTTCCTAGCCAGTCCTTGGGCTTTGAACAGCCTGTGAATGTATCATATACGCACGAGACTTTCCAAACAGCTAATTCTAGCTTAGAAGAGAGCAGCAGCAAGAGCAACCTGGAGTACCCAACCGCACTGCCAACTGCTCCCCCGTCTCCTGAACTTTACGTCGAAGCACGAATATTCGAATGGCCCTACGACGAAACTACCTACAAAAGCGATAACAGAATTAGAATACCTTGGAAAGTGCTCGATGCTGAAAAGACCAGCAGAGCCGTCCGAGCAACTGTAAGAAAAGAGTTTGATATGCaagacaagttcttcgATGGACTGCTTGACAAGGATAAGTTTCGTATCGTTTCAGAGAAGCGGAAACGGAGCCACTCCTCTGCTCAGGAGCACGTTTGGCAGCCAAGATCCGTTTTCAAATCATTCACCAATATAAGTTTGAATCTCGACAGTACAGACTATCATAATTACATCCCCATGGAATCCTGTTTCGGAAAGGTGAACATGAGGGTCCTAAATGCTTGGCCACGGTCCacgaagaaagaaaagaccCAGCCgataaagaaagagaaggTCCTTTCGACAAAGATAGAGAAACCCCGTTCGAACAAGAGAGGAAAAAAAAGTTGGTGA
- the SER1 gene encoding 3-phosphoserine transaminase (go_function transaminase activity~go_process metabolism), protein MAQKSLERSEPNYFGAGPAVLPTDVLQQAAYDLLSYEGDSVGIGEISHRSKPAIKVIDDTKANLTQLLNIPDTHEVFFMQGGGTTGFSSIVYNLIASNVKKTGKPGRAAYAVTGSWSKKSAEEAVRLGFDVDIVVNTKDKKFGDIPPYNEWKPLAADTAYLYVCDNETVNGTEFKSTPPADYLHEGVELVADMSSNILSKKVDVSKYGLIMAGAQKNIGLAGLTIYIIKKSLLEQANDEELKAANVPLVPIAFHYPTVVKNNSAYNTIPIFTCHILQLVTKRLIDNGGIDAIQKLNEKKAEILYGALTSYPGFYTLPVHNPAVRSNMNVVFTLPNEELEAKFVKEAASKGLSALKGHRSVGGMRASIYNAVSLHSVELLVDFVNEFAKQNAS, encoded by the coding sequence ATGGCCCAAAAATCTCTTGAACGTTCCGAGCCCAACTACTTTGGCGCCGGTCCAGCTGTGCTCCCCACAGATGTTCTCCAGCAAGCAGCCTACGATCTTCTCAGCTACGAAGGCGATTCCGTTGGAATTGGTGAAATATCCCACCGCTCCAAACCTGCTATTAAAGTGATCGATGATACAAAAGCCAACTTGACccaattgttgaacattcCTGACACCCACGAAGTATTCTTCATGCAAGGCGGAGGAACCACTGGGTTCTCGTCTATTGTCTACAACTTGATAGCTAGCAATGTTAAGAAAACAGGAAAACCGGGAAGAGCTGCTTACGCCGTTACTGGTTCATGGTCCAAGAAGTCGGCCGAAGAGGCTGTCAGATTGGGCTTTGACGTTGATATTGTAGTCAATACaaaggacaagaagttcgGCGACATTCCTCCTTACAACGAATGGAAGCCTCTAGCTGCCGACACCGCCTACTTGTATGTCTGTGACAACGAGACAGTTAACGGTACTGAATTTAAAAGCACCCCCCCAGCAGATTACTTGCATGAAGGTGTGGAGTTGGTAGCAGACATGTCTTCTAACATCTTGTCAAAGAAAGTCGATGTTAGCAAATATGGGCTCATCATGGCTGGTGCTCAGAAAAACATTGGTTTGGCTGGCTTGACCATCtacatcatcaagaagtcgCTTTTGGAACAAGCTaacgatgaagaattgaaggcTGCAAACGTTCCTTTGGTTCCTATAGCTTTCCACTACCCTACTGTggtcaagaacaactcaGCCTACAATACCATTCCAATCTTCACGTGTCACATCTTACAATTGGTAACAAAGAGATTAATCGACAACGGTGGAATCGACGCTATTCAGAAGCTCAACGAGAAGAAGGCTGAAATCTTGTACGGTGCATTAACTAGTTATCCAGGCTTTTACACTTTGCCAGTACACAACCCAGCCGTTCGTTCTAATATGAATGTAGTCTTTACACTTCCAAACGAGGAATTGGAGGCTAAGTTCGTCAAAGAAGCAGCTTCCAAGGGGTTGTCAGCTTTGAAGGGCCACAGATCCGTCGGTGGTATGAGAGCTTCCATTTACAACGCTGTTAGCTTGCATAGTGTAGAGTTGTTGGTCGATTTCGTCAACGAATTTGCCAAACAAAACGCCTCTTAA
- a CDS encoding predicted protein (go_function GTP binding; translation elongation factor activity~go_process protein biosynthesis; translational elongation), which produces TTKKVLSTEEKKILLNKEAHRKAVQERIADIPIRNYRNFSIVAHVDHGKSTLSDRLLELTGVIQPGSNKQVLDKLDVERERGITVKAQTVSMFYNDPETGEDYLLHLVDTPGHVDFRAEVSRSYASCGGALLLVDASQGVQAQTVANFYLAYSMGLKLIPIINKIDLDQADIPRAMDQVEETFELPREDCIPVSAKTGLNVENIIPSIIKNIPAPNGDDSKPLKALLVDSWHDPYLGVVMLVHVVDGKMKKGMKLLSAHSDKVYEVKEVGIMYPDKMQMDQIKAGQVAYVVPGMKNPREALVGDTFFQYGKHEGLEALPGFEEPKPMVFLGAFPADGTEFNVMDDQMQNLVLNDRSVSLEKETSNALGLGWRLGFLGSLHASVFKERLENEYGAKIILTAPTVPYKIVYRDGREEIITNPDGFPDAKNQVNVDTYMEPYVNAIMSVPNEYVGTVMTLCLSNRGVQKEIEYLNTGQVLLKYEIPMAQLVEDFFGQLKGCTKGYASLDYEDAGYRKSDIVKMELCVNSEPQDALTTILHKSQAQSRGKEYVTRFKKFLRFQLFEVVIQAKVNSKIVARETIKAKRKDVTQKLHAADISRYKKLLERQKEGKKQMKAAGRVHIGNDAYQAFLRRND; this is translated from the coding sequence ACTACTAAAAAAGTACTTAGTactgaagagaagaagatcttaTTGAATAAAGAAGCGCATAGAAAAGCTGTTCAAGAAAGGATAGCAGACATTCCGATACGAAATTATAGAAATTTCAGTATCGTCGCCCATGTTGACCATGGAAAATCGACTCTCTCTGACCGGTTGTTGGAACTAACAGGTGTTATCCAACCTGGTTCTAATAAGCAGGTGCTAGACAAATTGGACgtggaaagagaaaggGGCATTACTGTGAAGGCACAGACAGTGTCCATGTTCTACAATGATCCTGAGACTGGGGAAGACTATTTGTTGCATCTAGTGGATACTCCTGGTCATGTGGATTTCAGAGCTGAGGTATCTAGATCGTATGCTTCATGCGGAGGAGCACTTCTCTTAGTAGATGCTTCTCAAGGTGTGCAAGCCCAGACTGTGGCCAATTTCTACTTGGCGTATAGTATGGGACTTAAACTTATACCGattatcaacaagatcgatTTAGATCAGGCAGACATTCCTCGTGCCATGGACCAAGTAGAAGAGACGTTTGAATTACCCAGAGAAGATTGCATTCCTGTTAGTGCAAAGACCGGACTCAATGTCGAGAATATTATTCCTCTGATTATCAAGAACATTCCTGCTCCTAATGGAGACGACAGCAAGCCACTTAAGGCACTTTTAGTAGACTCATGGCATGATCCCTATTTGGGGGTGGTCATGTTAGTTCATGTTGTGGATGGTAAAATGAAGAAGGGTATGAAGTTATTATCTGCACACTCAGACAAAGTCTACGAAGTAAAAGAAGTGGGGATCATGTACCCCGATAAAATGCAAATGGACCAGATCAAGGCTGGACAAGTTGCCTATGTAGTCCCGGGAATGAAGAACCCCAGAGAAGCTCTTGTTGGTGATACTTTCTTCCAGTATGGTAAACATGAAGGATTGGAAGCTTTACCGGGGTTCGAGGAACCAAAACCGATGGTATTTCTTGGAGCTTTTCCAGCAGATGGCACTGAATTCAATGTTATGGATGATCAAATGCAgaatttggttttgaatGACAGATCTGTCAGCCTTGAAAAGGAAACTTCCAATGCCTTAGGTTTGGGCTGGAGGCTTGGATTTCTCGGGTCATTACATGCTTCAGTGTTTAAAGAAAGATTGGAGAATGAATATGGAGCCAAGATTATTTTGACAGCTCCTACTGTACCATACAAAATTGTATATAGAGATGgcagagaagaaatcatcacCAATCCAGATGGTTTTCCTGATGCCAAGAACCAAGTTAATGTCGATACCTATATGGAGCCATATGTGAACGCAATCATGTCTGTTCCAAACGAATATGTTGGCACAGTGATGACATTGTGTTTGAGCAACAGAGGAGTACAGAAAGAGATAGAATATTTAAATACTGGTCAAGTTCTTTTGAAATACGAAATCCCTATGGCTCAATTAGTTGAAGACttctttggccaattgAAGGGTTGTACTAAGGGTTATGCTTCTTTGGACTACGAAGATGCTGGCTATAGAAAGTCTGATATTGTAAAAATGGAATTATGTGTCAATTCCGAGCCTCAAGATGCATTGACCACCATTTTGCATAAATCTCAAGCTCAATCTCGCGGTAAAGAATACGTAACTCGATTCAAAAAATTTCTCAGATTCCAAttgtttgaagttgttaTTCAGGCCAAGGTGAACAGTAAGATCGTCGCCCGAGAGACAATCAAggcaaagagaaaagacGTCACTCAAAAATTGCATGCCGCTGATATTTCCAGATATAAGAAGTTATTGGAAAGACAGAAGGAAggaaagaaacagatgAAGGCTGCTGGACGTGTCCATATTGGCAACGATGCATACCAAGCTTTCTTACGTCGTAATGATTAG
- a CDS encoding predicted protein, whose protein sequence is MKLKLRTQNTETLKSTLSLVNPLRKFIVLRFCPEKLYIISVNGQSVTQEPQVWCNLKISSIFDQIEISSLRDDTISLEINLELLLQTLRNFDRANSDGLNIRLQRKDSSGGSGTNTGNGRTASLALFYANVNANSNTINHTFRIPVKILKNTHDMMLLKEPELNDVQLIMKLPNEFVSIYKRMDKFKKTTNNEIITIKASRRQSGFLGFVLEEEGKYRVTISWNDKLNVQRPNLASMDGESLRMSVLRNTTNSDVVDDNDESEDKEITVRLKDWQMASKIVASCKTVVLVITSRDCILHCLLDDSDDVEIIYYISGIRIRNPIDY, encoded by the coding sequence ATGAAACTCAAGCTACGAACACAGAATACAGAAACACTCAAATCAACACTTTCTCTCGTCAACCCACTTCGAAAGTTTATTGTTCTTCGTTTCTGTCCTGAAAAGTTATATATAATACTGGTCAATGGCCAATCAGTAACCCAAGAACCTCAAGTATGGTGTAATCTCAAAATCAGTAGCATCTTTGACCAGATAGAAATTCTGAGTCTTCGCGATGACACTATTCTGTTGGAAATCAACTTGgaattgcttcttcaaactcttAGAAATTTCGACAGAGCCAATAGTGATGGATTGAATATCAGACTTCAAAGAAAGGATTCTTCAGGTGGCCTGGGCACTAACACGGGTAACGGTAGAACGGCATCGTTGGCATTGTTCTATGCTAATGTCAACGCCAACTCAAATACTATCAACCATACTTTTCGGATCCCGGTaaaaatcttgaagaataccCACGATATGATGCTATTAAAAGAGCCAGAACTTAATGATGTGCAACTCATTATGAAACTACCAAATGAGTTCGTGTCTATTTATAAGAGAATGgacaaattcaagaaaacaacaaacaaCGAAATTATCACCATAAAGGCAAGTAGACGGCAAAGTGGGTTTCTCGGGTTTGTACTAGAGGAAGAAGGAAAGTATCGAGTAACAATCAGCTGGAACGACAAGCTTAATGTACAAAGACCTAATCTAGCAAGTATGGATGGAGAATCCTTAAGAATGTCAGTGCTTAGAAATACCACTAACTCAGATGTCGTAGACGACAATGATGAATCCGAAGACAAGGAAATCACTGTCCGGTTGAAAGACTGGCAGATGGCATCCAAGATCGTAGCACTGTGCAAAACAGTAGTTCTTGTGATTACATCTAGAGATTGTATTTTGCATTGTTTACTTGATGATTCTGACGACGTTGAGATCATATACTACATCAGTGGAATCCGTATACGAAACCCAATTGACTACTAA
- the ILV1 gene encoding threonine deaminase (go_function lyase activity; threonine ammonia-lyase activity~go_process amino acid metabolism; isoleucine biosynthesis), producing the protein MFFSRSGEVEKFPNLLDADFNEDGDPDYIKLILTSRVYDVVERAGTPLTHAINLSHKCNSNIYLKREDLLPVFSFKLRGAYNMISHLHSNSKMPLSGVIACSAGNHAQGVAYSANRLKIPSTIVMPTATPSIKYTNVSRLGSQVVLYGDDFDSAKQECARLSSLNNLTDVPPFDHPYVIAGQGTIALEITRQLRLDKLNALFVPVGGGGLIAGVAVYLKKIAPHVKIIGVETNDADALYQSLKAKKSVVLDQVGMFADGTAVKVLGKETWRLCENLVDEVVKVSTDELCAAIKDIFEDTRSITEPSGALSVAGLKKYIEQNPDIDHRNKFYVPILSGANMNFDRLRFVSERAVLGEGKEVSLVVTIPEKPGEFAKLQSIINPRAITEFSYRCNGADANIFVSFNVIDKKKELTPIIEDMNNNEHGYEVVDISDNELAKTHGRYLVGGKSSEEVANERLYSFEFPEKPGALFNFLQALKADWNITLFHYRNHGHDIGKVLCGFTLPEGTDDADFQSFLNELGYKFNVENDNVVYKKFLRS; encoded by the exons ATGTTTTTCAGTAGatctggagaagttgaaaaatttccaa ACCTTCTCGACGCCGATTTCAACGAAGATGGTGATCCAGACTACATCAAATTGATCTTGACTTCACGAGTGTATGATGTTGTGGAAAGGGCAGGAACCCCTCTCACACATGCCATCAATTTGTCCCATAAGTGCAATTCAAACATCTACTTGAAGAGAGAGGATTTGCTTCCTGTATTCTCTTTCAAATTGCGTGGAGCATATAATATGATTTCACATTTGCATTCTAACTCAAAGATGCCACTTTCGGGTGTAATAGCTTGTTCTGCTGGTAACCATGCTCAAGGTGTAGCTTACTCTGCCAACAGATTGAAAATTCCTTCCACTATAGTTATGCCTACGGCTACACCTTCTATCAAGTATACCAATGTTTCGAGACTTGGATCGCAAGTTGTTTTGTATGGTGACGACTTTGACTCGGCCAAGCAAGAATGTGCCCGTTTGAGTtcattgaacaacttgacgGATGTGCCTCCTTTCGACCATCCCTATGTCATCGCTGGCCAGGGTACCATAGCATTGGAGATCACGAGACAGTTGCGCTTGGATAAGTTGAACGCATTGTTTGTCCctgttggtggtggtggtcTTATTGCTGGTGTCGCTGtctacttgaagaagattgctCCCCATGTGAAGATCATTGGTGTAGAAACAAACGATGCTGATGCCTTGTACCAGTCGCTCAAGGCTAAAAAGCTGGTGGtacttgaccaagttggtATGTTTGCTGACGGAACTGCTGTCAAGGTCTTAGGTAAAGAAACCTGGAGACTCTGTGAAAACTTAGTAGACGAAGTCGTTAAGGTTTCTACTGATGAGTTGTGTGCAGCAATCAAGGATATCTTTGAAGACACAAGACTGATTACTGAACCATCCGGAGCCTTGTCTGTAGCCggcttgaagaagtacattgaacaaaatcCAGACATTGACCACAGAAACAAGTTCTATGTGCCCATCTTGAGTGGTGCCAATATGAACTTCGACAGATTGAGATTCGTCAGCGAGAGAGCTGTTCTCGGTGAAGGTAAAGAAGTTTCGTTGGTGGTTACTATTCCTGAAAAGCCTGGTGAATTCGCCAAGTTGCAAAGTATCATCAATCCTAGAGCCATTACAGAATTCTCGTACAGGTGTAATGGTGCTGATGCCAACATCTTTGTTTCCTTCAATGTTATTGAcaaaaagaaggaattAACCCCAATTATTGAAGACATGAACAACAATGAACATGGATACGAAGTAGTTGATATCTCTGACAATGAATTAGCCAAGACCCATGGTCGTTATTTGGTCGGCGGTAAGTcctctgaagaagttgccaaTGAAAGATTATACAGTTTCGAATTTCCAGAAAAGCCTGGAGCCttattcaacttcttacAAGCTTTGAAGGCTGATTGGAACATTACTTTGTTTCATTACAGAAATCACGGGCACGACATCGGCAAGGTTTTGTGTGGTTTTACGCTTCCTGAAGGAACAGATGACGCAGATTTCCAGTCCTTCTTGAATGAACTTGGATACAAGTTCAatgttgaaaatgacaaCGTTGTCTAtaagaagttcttgagaagCTGA
- the ECM17.2 gene encoding Sulfite reductase [NADPH] beta subunit (Extracellular matrix protein 17), with amino-acid sequence MSVSQTEAIAHIANSVGGAVFVTQPAKAVESSFTSYFPDAYTLIESNDPYAHIDNYLQSQEEVDFVTVTSSGFTVLRNLPFLSAATFKANRVVSHVQLDNFDFSIVSSLRDLGYPVLISQSPKESAQYAKVAYNLATRLNTSVFHFFVPSNFKSNDAANIKGKTLLNDIQDLEIGAILEEFDVQPFEAANSVSKPNDSILFLGQLSEELVKAATKENTLLISVKVYQPFQLQKLLSIIPASVQTITLVEQSTSSTSFSPLLLDFFQEYTKFQTLKNFTKIVAATFGFIKADKFSQTVTNLLSNVRSEQPIQNLSFGKVNTELTTKSSIQRNVEHAKAVEKAYTLEQAYLKVLQQINSGNLNVLNEYESDNVGLETNPEFGFGSFLFDEQQQQRLVNLVYKSVQENPFHTIDNGNLIEYLSKWLVQIKETGAVENKLVEEIISLLQTDETTAIA; translated from the exons ATGAGTGTTAGTCAGACTGAAGCTA TCGCTCATATCGCGAATAGTGTCGGCGGCGCTGTGTTTGTGACCCAACCAGCTAAGGCTGTTGAGTCTTCTTTCACTAGCTACTTCCCAGATGCCTACACTTTGATCGAGTCCAACGATCCTTATGCCCACATTGACAACTACTTGCAGTCACAGGAGGAAGTAGACTTTGTTACTGTCACATCCAGTGGCTTCACTGTTTTGAGAAACTTGCCATTCTTGTCAGCTGCTACCTTCAAGGCCAACAGAGTCGTTTCTCACGTGCAACTCGATAATTTCGACTTCTCCATTGTTTCTAGCTTGAGGGACTTGGGTTACCCAGTGTTGATTTCGCAGTCCCCTAAAGAATCTGCTCAATACGCCAAAGTCGCATATAACTTGGCTACTAGATTAAACACCTCAgtcttccacttctttGTTCCATCAAACTTCAAGAGCAATGATGCCGCTAACATCAAGGGTAAGACTCTTCTCAATGATATCcaagatttggaaattgGTGCCatccttgaagaattcgaTGTCCAACCATTTGAAGCTGCTAACTCTGTATCAAAGCCAAATGACTCtatcttgttcttgggTCAATTAAGTGAAGAGCTCGTCAAGGCTGCTACCAAGGAAAACACCTTGTTGATCTCTGTCAAGGTATACCAACCTTTCCAGTTacagaagttgttgagcATTATTCCAGCATCTGTACAGACTATCACTTTGGTTGAACAAAGCACTTCGTCGACTTCTTTCTCTCCTTTGCTCTTggatttcttccaagaataCACCAAGTTCCagactttgaagaatttcacCAAGATAGTTGCTGCTACCTTTGGCTTCATCAAGGCTGACAAGTTCTCTCAAACCgtcaccaacttgttgtcCAACGTCAGATCCGAACAACCAATTCAAAACCTTTCTTTTGGTAAGGTGAATACAGAGTTGACTACCAAGTCTTCCATTCAAAGAAATGTAGAACATGCCAAGGCCGTCGAAAAGGCTTACACTTTAGAACAAGCTTACTTGAAGGTCTTGCAGCAGATCAACTCCGGAAATTTGAACGTTTTGAACGAGTACGAGTCTGATAATGTTGGTCTTGAAACCAACCCTGAGTTTGGTTTTGGTTCGTTTTTGTTTGAtgaacagcaacagcaacgTTTAGTTAATTTGGTTTACAAGTCTGTTCAAGAAAACCCATTCCACACTATTGACAACGGAAACTTAATTGAATACTTGTCTAAGTGGCTAGTTCAAATTAAGGAAACTGGTGCTGTTGAAAACAAGTTAGTCGAAGAAATTATCTCATTATTACAGACTGACGAGACCACCGCTATTGCC